DNA from Microtus ochrogaster isolate Prairie Vole_2 unplaced genomic scaffold, MicOch1.0 UNK43, whole genome shotgun sequence:
ATAGAGGCTGTTGGGGAACCCGGAAGTGGGCTAACCAGAAGCATGGCATCCTATGCGGTGGACCAGGGTGTATATTTGGCTTTGCCTGGTTGGTCTGCAATTGAAAATGAGGTAAAAATCAGGAAAGCTGCTAGGTTTTATTAATCAGGCTTTTTTGCCATTTGGGGTCAGTTGGTGCAGGCATCATTGTCTGGCTTTCTGGACTAATTAACCGGAAAAGCTAACTAACATCTACAGCTTGTTTAGAATTTTGATAGCATGCTGATCTTAGGTAGCTGATTGACTGTCTGGGCTAGCGACTGTTGGTAGTAGGGCTGATTTCCTGTGCCAGCTACTGTAGGTAGTGGGTTAACTCCTGgcgctggctcagtgggtacgcAGGTGACTTACTGGGTTGGGTTACTGCAGCTTTCAAAccatttttttgttctgtttttatgaagAATCAGGCCATTGTCTGCTTGTATATGCCATCTCCCAACCTaacatttattaaaccaattgtACATTGtgatttctaaatataaatgaaGTGCCTCATTTATTTCCCATGATCCCTCTGTGGGACAATGTATTAGTTACCTTTTTCATTGTTGTGACAGAATACCTGATGAGGcaactgaagggaggaagggtctgccttggctcacagtttgagaggaaTCAAGTCTGTCTTGGCTTGCATTTTGAGGAGATAAAAGTctgtcttggctcacagtttgagaggatTCAAGTctgtcttggctcacagtttgagaggatACAAGTCTGTCTTNNNNNNNNNNNNNNNNNNNNNNNNNNNNNNNNNNNNNNNNNNNNNNNNNNNNNNNNNNNNNNNNNNNNNNNNNNNNNNNNNNNNNNNNNNNNNNNNNNNNGGCTCGCAGTTTGAGGGGATACAAGTCTGTCTTAGCTTGCAGTTTAAGGGGATACAAGTCTGTCTTGGCTCGCAGTTTGAGGGGATACAAGTCTGCCTTAGTTCACAGTTTGAGAGAATACAAGTctgtcttggctcacagtttgaaaggATACAAATctatcttggctcacagtttgaggggattCAAGTatgtcttggctcacagtttgaggggatacAAGTCagccatggcagggaaggcatggtagtGGGAGTGTGATGTGGCTTGTCACATTCATTTAGAGATAAACACTGCTGTCCATACTTTCTTCTATCCCCTGCCCCCTTTTTTGTTATTCTGTCTAGGACCTCAGTTCACTGGATAATGTTGCCCACATGGATAAGGCTTCACACTTCAGTTAAAATCTCTTTAGAAACATCCTCATGGACATGCCTAGAAGTGTTCCACCTAGGAATTCCAAGTCCAGttaaattataaactaattgtCACTGTTAGGTATTGATAAGCCCAAATAAATTTGGCCTTTAAATTTAGATGGTAAGTTTGACCTAAAATAGCTGCCCTATAGACTAAAAGTAAACCCAGCATGAACTGTGAACAAGCTGTGACAACCTGTCTCTAAGTGTGTAAGGAACTTGGTCTTATCCAATCATAGCAGCTGAACTTCGAGCCAATCAGAGGATAAAAGCCACCCAGATATGCCCAGCATGGGGCCTATGATATGGCTAGTGGGTAaaagtgcctgccaccaagcctgatgacctgagttcaatcctaggaCCCAcacaatggaaagagagaactgatttccaaGCCCACAAAGTCATCTTCTGTCCTTCATCTGCACACCACGGCAcctatttgtgcatgtgtgtatgtgtgcacatgtgtatacacacacacacacacacacacatcaataagtaaatttaaaaactgtttaaaatatgaCCATATGAAATGACAACTGCAACCAAAAGAGGCTATTGTCTTCTTatgtggtggggggaggagaggggtgtTTGTAACACGTATATAGAATACACACATGATTGTATGGGTGTTCTTATGTGTATCtatatgcatatctgtgcatatgtatgtgggggCTAGAGGTTAACTTCAAGTGTCTTACTTTTTTTCCACAAGTAaatttttgagattgggtctcccAGTTAATCCAAAGAATGGTGACTGACTAGATTCCCTGACCAGTTAGCTCTAGGAACCCACTTCTCTGTCCcttcagttctgggattatagatgcatgctgccatgcctggcttctctgtggaTGCTGTGACTCTAAACTTAGGTTCTCAGATTTGCAGAGtaggcattttactgactgaatcCAAGTCCCTAGTCAGGTTGTTTCTGTATGCCATTTCCTATTCACTGCCTATAAATATAACCTCTGGAGGGAGAGGATGTCCTGGGACATCTTTGCTCTGAAATGCTGCCTGGCCCTAAGTATCTTTTTCTCCAGTGTATTTAACTGGTCTCGGTTTTCActttgtgtgtgcccatgcagaggccagagcagacaGAACACTGGGTCTTCCTCCATAACTCTCCATATTATTGtcctgaaacagggtttcccacTGAATTAGAAGCTCGCCATTCtcaccatttcttcttttttcaagctgtaatttattgtcattattgaaataaaaaaaaagccaatcagTCTGTATCTTAACTTCATTTTTACTGTTTCATTCAGTATGGTTCGTTGACAGAAAGCTCCCATACCAGCCAAATAAAGAAATTTTCTGCATTTTTGTAGTATATACTATAATAGCACATTTGCATCTTATTTCTGTAACAACTCTTGCTAGATAGCTTAATATTCAATGTTTTTTCTTCACACACCAACTGGACAAATATTAGGGAAACCCTTTGAAGGCGATTGCCCCAGCAAGGTTCTTGGTTCTTTTGcccttcattttttgttgttaccCACAGTATGGAAAAGATGGCTGAAGCTCTCCCCAAAAGCCCCCCTCTCCCTGAATGTCCTTCCCTTACACTCTCTCTGTCCATGCTCCTGATTCATTCTAACTCTGTATGGCTTTTCCTCCTGTCAAATGGTTGCTTGCTCTACCTCTGGACCTGtagttgttttatttaatactGTTTACAATGTTCAAGCAGAAAACTCTTGGAGAAAAGGTGTGTCTAGGGCTGAAACAACACAACTACAATCAGGTTTCTTAGGGGAAATAACTAAATCTAGGGGTTCACAGCATGATCAGAAACCTGCAAtactacagtttcagagggtttagtccattatcgtcatggcgggaagcatggtggtatgcatgcacacatggacaagGGCGTGAAGCTCACCATTTCTGCTGGCTGGCCGGCCAGTGAGGTCTGCTGCCTTTGCCCAgaatgctggggtgacaggcccACACCTCCATGTCCACTTACCTCTGTGCTGAGGGTTCACGCTCAGGCCTCGTGTTTGCAGAgccctgagtcatctccctggatCCTCTCATTTGCTCTTTTTGAAACAGGCACTCACATGGTCCAGAGTGGCCTCCGCTGCAGCTGGTCCTCTCAGCTCTGGGATTGCAGGGGTGAGTCCCCACTGCTGTCTCTGAGCCATCCTCTCCTGCTTAACCCTGGTCACTTCCCCCTCTAAAGGTCATCCTGTCCTCGGTGCCTTCCCTTTCATCCTTCTCCATGGTGACCTCTGAATTCACTGAGGACAAAGGCTCGGGATTCCCCAACCCAGGGCTGTCATTTCCTCGTATTGTGATCATCCTTTCTCAATTCCCTCCCACAACACTAGGTTCCCGctcttggtttcttcatctttaGGATTTTTCCTCTAAGCCTCTTGCCTTACCTTGCCTGAGTCACCAAGCATGATTTGAGATGTCAGCAAGAAAAGCCCTGTCATCAACCCATTAGCCCTGTTGGCAATAATTAGTTTGGGATTATGGCACCGGGCATGTTTCAAAATACTTTTcaacattttctaaaatgtctAAAATGCAATATGTATagtaataaatttatatatgcacagcacattaataaaatttttaaaaaatcccttgaacattgtttttttaaaggtatctGTCACCAGCCAGAtatagtggcgcatgcctttaacaaTTAGTATTGTTATTTTGGAAAGTCTCCAAAGATTACAAGCTAATAAAAGTGTCTGATGGCAATGTCCTGTGTGCTGGGTACGACAGCTGATTTTATGTCATCTGGGCTAGGCTGTAGCATCCAGTTTGGTCACATATCCTTGTAGCTGTGACTGTGATGGTATTTTTCAGGTGTGATTAACACTTAAAGCAGCACTTGAACAAGAAACTCACCCTTTACAGTGAGCACGGGATTCATTCATACAGCCATTAAAAGTCCTAGCAAGAGCTAATACCCCCTGAGAGATCTCTATTTGTACAAAACTTAGGAATTCAAGAATGAGGCTTCTACTTGCCCCTGGCCTCTGtcctcctgtcctgtcctgcaGAGTTTTGGAGATGTCAtgctttgctgtctgtctgtctctctatctcaaCATCCTGTTTTTTCTAGAAAACAGTAACTAATGTACCCCACAAGGTCCCGATGTGCAGGCAAACCCCACCCTGAGCACAGAGAAGTACAGTGATCAACCTGTGTAACCTGTGCCTGTCTCTGGCAGCGGAACCACCTTCCCTTAACTCCCATGCCCTTTTCTAAACCATGTGTAGGGTGTGCTAACTCTCTGCTTGTCTGTGTGGTGCTGGCGTGGTGCTAGAACCCAGGCCTCCTGACATACCAGGCAAGAACACTACCTCTTAGCTACTGCCCCAGTCCCTCATTTCTATTGTTGACCTAGGACTTACACCTCGGCAAGTAACTCCCGACTTGTGTGTAATGCAGTTCACACAAAGCTTTCTCTTTCAGGCTGCATATGGACAAGTTTTAACAACACCCTCTTAAGAAGAATGTGCTGTCAATCCAGGAGAGATGGGTTTGTCTGGCATGCCCTGTCAGCACGTTAAGCCTGTGGGATGAGACAGAGCCAGGTTCTACAGAGTACAAAGCTTATGCACCTTGGAGACCAGtttttagagggaaaaaaaatttaaattttcactttGGTGACTGACTCATGATATACAAATTTTCAATGATAACATGAACACTATCCCAAATTCATGAACATGCCGTAGAACTTGAGGCGCCTCAAACCTTAAGATTTCTTAGTCTTAAAACCAGGTTCTGGCTCTGGGATTTTGGCATAGAAAACAGCTTGTGGTTGGGTTGGTTCCTGCTGTGCGGGGGAGAGAAGGCTTGGggtgtgggggcaggaggaggccaGGCCCCTCTGCTAGCATAAGTCTCCCTGTTCTACACCAGTCTCTGCTCTCCAGACACCATAGTCCACAGACTGCTTCTTTCCGGGGTGCCTGTGACATTTTCAAATGCCTTGTCTGCTATCTGCAACCCTCTCTCTGTGCTTCTAGAAGCTTCCAGTCCTTCAAGGAGAGCACTCCTGGTTGCACGGGGAGAGCAAATGCAGCGGCTTCATGGTGCCCACTTCTCTCCATTACCCCTTTCCACATGCCTGCCGACCCCCTCCTCCTATCCCGCCATTTCTTCAGGCTTCCAGATGTTGGGTGTCTGCATCTCATTTGGCAATGTCCACAGAGATCGGCCCCACTTCGCAGCGACttctcctccacccccatcctCAAGTGCATCCGATCTCTTCTTCAGTCTCTCCCCAGAAGTGCTCACATAGGATATGACACACACAGTAGACTTTCTGAAGGAGTTGGAGCACGTTGTTCTGTATCGCAGCCAAAAACTAAGCCACTTcaaattatttgtttgcttttgattctGCATGGCTAGAGAGTGAACCTAGCCCCGTGCACGCTAGGCTCACACTTTACCTGTGAGATGCATCCCCAGCCCTTAAATCTGCTTTAACATTTTAACAACATCTTATtcttttccgtgtgtgtgtgtgtgtaggcatgcgtGCCACAGAActaccagaggacagcttttaagAGTCGGGTCTCCCCTTCTACACTGAGGGACAGTGCTGGACCTCAGGTCCTGAGGTTCGTGGCAggtgcctctacccactgagccatctcaccagcccaaaattatattttaatcaccTTATTACAACCACCTTCTAGAATTCCTCCTTAGACTCTTCTCACTCCTGACTCGAACCCTCGGTAAACTGCCTGAACCCCCCTCAATGCAATCCCTTTCTCAGTAGTCCATAGACGTTctcagtttgtttcttttcttgtttaaaataaaaaaaaaacctccccaaAGTTTTTGTTCTTTGCATTCGAATGACCAGAAACCATATAGATAAGGAAACAGATAAGACACTGACCTGGACAGAACAAAGTGACAACCAAGAAGTTATCCTTGGAGCTAGAAGTTTTATTTAGGAGGAAGCTAGTCCTGGGGTGGGAAGCAGTGCTATGGATCCCAGGTTGTGCAtatagcacttgagaggcagcttctgtctctacACACCTCCATCCTGTGCCAGGGCCTCTGCCTTGAGCTTCTCTAGTTCTTCGCTGGATTCCATAGGGCACCGCTGGTACTTAGCACCGGGAGTCTTTGTCCAGGAAGAATAGTAGCAGTGCCAGAGCCTGCAGAGGCCGTAGATAGCAATCACCACACCAGCCGCCAAGGCCAGATGCCAGCAGAAGAAGATGGTTAGGAAGGCAAGGTCTGTAGGGTTGTCTGCCCGCCAGGGCTGTCCAGTGGGAGGTACGTACATCTCGCAAAGCTGCATCATCCAGTTGCTTAACACCAACCCCAGCCAACTCTTGAGGAGCCAGATCGAGGGATTGTTGGGGATCCATACCTCCACAGTGAGCACCACAGCAAACAGGAAGGAGGGTAGCATTAACAGAAGATGCACTCGGATCTCTAAGGAGTTTTTGTTCTCGATGTGGGTTGCCATCAGCAATACCAGCACATAGAAGGCCAGCGCTTCGGCCGCGCGTTCCAGCTTCACACCCCAACGGGGCAGGTGTGACTGGCTCACCATGTCTACTACGCCACTGAGAATAAAGAACCCAAACATGGTTACATGCTGCCAGTTGTCCTTGAAAATAAATGGCCGCCGGGGGTCCGTCCAATCTATCATCTGCAGGCGATTGACCCCGAGGGGGTAGAAGTATTCACCAATAATGCCAAAGGTGGGGACAACCACCTTCATCATGGCTTCATACGATACCTGCTGAAACAGCCTGTGTCCCCGCAGCTTCCTCGGGAGCAGCGGGTGCTGGAGGGCCTTCTCTCCCCGTAGCAGGGCCAAGGATGTTAGCACCGAGTAGTAGACAGAGTAGATAAGGAAGCCTATTCCTGGCAGCAGGTGGCCCTCAAGGGTTCCCatggcttttgtgtgtgttgagTCCGACAGGACCAGAGCCAGCAGAGGAGGAGAACCTGGTTGTCCTCAAAAGCCTCACAAGAGATTCTCAGGGCCTCCAGCAGCCTGGCCCTGCCACCCACATGCAAGTCTATCCTCGCAGATGCTGGAGCCACTCCCAGGGCGGGACCTCTAAGCAATGGAGGTTTTAGTCATCTTAGACTGCCCCTGACTGAAGTTTGCTGGGGCTGAGATTTCAGCTGCTGTACCACGGGGGCCACCGCTGCAGACCTGGTCCGCCCTTCCCTCCACTAAGCCCCATGCTCCAGCCCCACAGAAAGAGGTAGGGAAAGAACAAAGGGGCGTTGGCAGAGGAGTGGCGGGCTGGTGTCAGGCATTGTCTAACTATTTCTCTCATTTAAGTCCCCAACAGGGGGAatggagaaacggctcagtggttaagagccttttCTGTTCTTACACAGGACCTGAATTTGGCCCCTGGCACCTACCtggggcagttcacaactgcctgtaacttcagctccaggggacctgacaccctcttctggtcttctagGGCCCTCCCACATAGGTACGCACACGCAGACATAGCTAAACCCATGAAAAACTTTGTGAGAAGAGACACCTTTTGTTTCAGACCCTTCCCATGTCACTTTAGTATTGAATCCCATGCTGGGGAAGACAGAATGGAGTTTGTTACCATGCTATGTACTTTCAAATCACTCTTTCATATTTCCAACAGAAGCATCTTGAGGGaggcaagatttattttacttttaggttTCAGAAGGTTCAGCCCATTATGGTGGGGGAGCAGGGCTAAATAAACAGCTCAGATCTCAGCCACAGAAGTGTGTCCACTGTGGTGGGGGAGCAGGGTTGAGTAGCTCAGATCTCAGGAGCAGGGGTGTGTCCACTGTGGTGGGGGAGNNNNNNNNNNNNNNNNNNNNNNNNNNNNNNNNNNNNNNNNNNNNNNNNNNNNNNNNNNNNNNNNNNNNNNNNNNNNNNNNNNNNNNNNNNNNNNNNNNNNNNNNNNNNNNNNNNNNNNNNNNNNNNNNNNNNNNNNNNNNNNNNNNNNNNNNNNNNNNNNNNNNNNNNNNNNNNNNNNNNNNNNNNNNNNNNNNNNNNNNNNNNNNNNNNNNNNNNNNNNNNNNNNNNNNNNNNNNNNNNNNNNNNNNNNNNNNNNNNNNNNNNNNNNNNNNNNNNNNNNNNNNNNNNNNNNNNNNNNNNNNNNNNNNNNNNNNNNNNNNNNNNNNNNNNNNNNNNNNNNNNNNNNNTTTCCTTTGCAGTGAACCAAGGAGCAGGTAGACTGCAGGCATCATGGCAGAACCTTCAAAGGCCTGATCCCTCCTTTTGCCAGCTAAGCTACTTGGTTGAGGGGTGTTGCCACTGTCCGAGGTTTAAGCTGCAGCCATGGTCTCTGTGCTCATTCCTCTGGAGGACAGAAAGCAAGGTAGCTTATATAGAATGGACTCCATGCCATACACCCAGGCAGCTAACCAAACTACAGGAACTTCAATGACCCCAGTCCTTTGTGACAGAGCCTcatgtggcccaggttggcctcacattGTCTATACAGCTGAGAATGACCCTGAAATCTGGATCCTTCATCCTCAACCCACCCCTCCCCAAGTGCCAAGAGTTCCACAGTCTGCTAAGATAGCAAGCAAGGAATAAGTGTTCAAGCCACAAGCCTGGGAGAGACAGTGAGGTCAAATCATAGCTGTGCTGCTCTAACAATCACTTAAACACGTGGAGGGATCACTCTCAGATAAGACTTCAAGGCACCTGTTAGCAGGTGCTGGGGTGTGTCTGTGATAGGGAGGGACTCACTGACTCAAACCTTCAGCCTACTTGTTTCTATGGATGTCTGTCAGAACCGCTGGGAGCCTTTAATAAAACTGCCAGTGTCTGGGATTCGCTCTCCAAAATTCTCATTGGATTGGCCTAGGATTGGATTTAAGTATTTATGCTTTTACACTTCTCctaaagacacaaaagaataacTTCCATAcaatttcagttatttttctttttcatttgtttgtttttgtttgcttgatgctttttgagacagggtttctctatgtagcctttgctgtccaaaaactcactttgcagaccaggatggtttcagactcacagagatccacctgcctctgcctcctgagtgctgggattaaagacttacaCTACTAGTCCCTAGctcaattatttttcttgaggAAGGGGATCTCACAATACAGCACAGACCAGCagggaacttactatgtagcccaggttggtcttgaactcacagagaccttcctGACTCGGTCCccagagtgttaggattacagacttgagccaccacacctaactcATGATTCTACTTATGAAAGATCCCTAAATCAGTCAAATCTATGGAGACAGAAAATAGAATGTTGGCTACTGGGAACTTGAGGAAGATAATGGTAggtatctgtggtggtttgaaagaaaatgacccctaaagggagtggcagtactagaaggtgtggccttgttggaggaagtgggtcactgtgggagtgggctttgagttctccGATGCTAAAGCTACTCCCAGTGTCAcaactgacttcctgttgccttatAATCTAGGTgtaaccagcaccatgtctgtgcatgccaccatgctccctgccatgatgataatggactgaacttctgaaactgtaagcgaaccactccaattaaatgttttcctttgtctcttcacagcaatagaaaccctaactaaaacagaagttgagtattgctgtgataaacctgaccatgtttttgtttggaggaatttagaTTTGGGTATTTTAGgctaggaaagcagtggaatgctttaagcactgcttaatgggccatactagtaggggcatggaagacagtggtgctaagagtTATTTCAAATGTTAGGGGCTGGCTCAAAAGGTTTAGAGGAGAAGAGTATTAACATGTGGCCTAGaaattgttcttgtgatattttcataAAGAACGTAGCTGCCTTTTGCCATTGTCCAGAAagtttgcctgaggctaaagtgaaaagttttggattaattctgttggcagaggaaatctcaaaacagcctagtatagactctgttgttggttattagtgttaactctaatgGAGAcgtataatgaaaaggagcaagctgtaTTGTGGGATAGTCTTTTTGTACAcataaagatgtgtctctgccaaggcagcttttgattggttcaataaagagctgaacagccaatagctacacaggagaggataggtggacCTTCTGGACAGAGatgggaactctgggaagaagagaggcaagaTTCAGCATTGAGACATGGAGGAAGAGGGATACACAGTACTGAagagaggtaacaagccatgtaacagaaagtagattaatataaatgggttaatctaagttataagagctagttgggaacatgcctaagataaggccaagctttcataattaatataaagttCCTATGTCATTATTTGAGATTTGGCAGTTCAAAGAAAGACCAACCATAGtatttcccccttttcatctaaataaaaagaaagattttaagtcTAACACAtcaaaactatatgcaataagaacaattacCAGGTAataattacattcacaatgttcagttcttccatttgtttttggcaaatttggagaaaacACCCTATTATCTGTCCTATCatagtgagtccaaagttttatacctaaaccattttctatcataacttgtattgcCAGACTAAAAATATCCTTTTAGACCTTAAGACATTTCCTTAGataacttaagcttttatgtctctcaaccttataaactttatatcttttttgtaagtttcttttttaattttggtaacAATTCAAcccccatcagagac
Protein-coding regions in this window:
- the LOC101993496 gene encoding transmembrane epididymal protein 1A-like, whose protein sequence is MGTLEGHLLPGIGFLIYSVYYSVLTSLALLRGEKALQHPLLPRKLRGHRLFQQVSYEAMMKVVVPTFGIIGEYFYPLGVNRLQMIDWTDPRRPFIFKDNWQHVTMFGFFILSGVVDMVSQSHLPRWGVKLERAAEALAFYVLVLLMATHIENKNSLEIRVHLLLMLPSFLFAVVLTVEVWIPNNPSIWLLKSWLGLVLSNWMMQLCEMYVPPTGQPWRADNPTDLAFLTIFFCWHLALAAGVVIAIYGLCRLWHCYYSSWTKTPGAKYQRCPMESSEELEKLKAEALAQDGGV